A single genomic interval of Dysidea avara chromosome 6, odDysAvar1.4, whole genome shotgun sequence harbors:
- the LOC136258190 gene encoding glutamine--fructose-6-phosphate aminotransferase [isomerizing] 2-like isoform X2 translates to MEFVVVHNGIITNFKDIKVFLEEKGVVFEFDTDTEVIPKFLKYLFELQLDTRPSFQELVEQVVHHFDGAYALVFESSLFPGEVVAARRGSPLLIGVKSGQNSQLGIIPATFSEFGKAGCCLCKNPSKPVQTPSADETGALFDNRQLQDMSLVYFFASDACAIMEHTNRLIYLEDDDVATVDATGTLSIHHLTKGESDTPHSRVIHTSKIKPLEAIKGSYDYFMQKEIFEQPESVVNTMRGRVNFTMETVVLGGLKDHVSTMRRARRLLFIACGTSYHSALATRQLLEELTELPVMIELASDFLDRNVPISRDDVVFFVSQSGETADTLNALRYCKPRGALCVGMTNIVGSSISRETHCGIHINAGPENGLVSTKAYTSQFISLVMVGLVMSADRISMQQRRKEIINDLKNLPEYIKEVLKLDNEILELAKSLCNKKSLIVMGRGFNFATCLEGALKIKELAYLHSEGILSGELKHGPLAMIDTEMPVIMIIMKDNTYTKCINALQQVSARAGRPIIICNEDDTTIEKKAFHCLKIPKVADCLQGILSVLPLQLLSFHIAVLKGHDVDCPRHFVRPVTIE, encoded by the exons ATGG AATTTGTAGTAGTCCACAATGGGATCATTACTAACTTTAAAGACATCAAAGTTTTCCTG GAAGAAAAGGGTGTTGTATTTGAATTTGACACAGACACAGAAGTTATTCCCAAGTTTTTAAAGTATCTCTTTGAGTTGCAG CTGGATACCAGGCCATCATTCCAGGAGTTAGTTGAGCAGGTGGTACACCACTTTGATGGTGCATATGCCTTGGTCTTTGAGAGCAGTTTATTCCCAGGAGAAGTTGTTGCAGCAAG GAGAGGTAGTCCTCTTCTGATCGGAGTGAAGAGTGGACAAAACTCACAGCTTGGTATCATCCCAGCAACCTTTAGTGAATTTGGAAAAG CTGGCTGCTGCTTATGCAAAAATCCTTCCAAGCCAGTACAGACCCCATCAGCTGATGAAACTGGTGCATTGTTTGACAATAGACAATTACAAGACATGTCCCTTGTGTACTTCTTTGCCTCTGATGCTTG TGCCATCATGGAACACACCAACAGACTGATCTATTTGGAGGATGATGATGTGGCTACTGTGGATGCTACTGGAA ctCTGTCCATTCATCACCTCACGAAGGGAGAGAGTGATACACCACATTCTAGAGTAATCCACACTTCAAAGATAAAACCGCTGGAGGCCATAAAAG GTAGTTATGACTATTTCATGCAGaaggaaatatttgaacaaccTGAAAGTGTTGTGAATACCATGAGAGGTAGAGTGAATTTCACTATGGAAACAG TTGTATTGGGAGGACTAAAAGACCATGTCTCTACAATGAGGAGGGCTCGGAGACTTTTATTCATAGCATGTGGTACCAGCTATCACAGTGCTTTAGCT ACACGACAGTTACTAGAGGAGCTGACAGAGTTGCCAGTTATGATTGAGCTGGCATCAGACTTTCTTGATCGGAATGTTCCAATATCCCGAGATGACGTAGTTTTCTTTGTCAGCCAGTCAG GAGAGACAGCTGACACTTTAAATGCTTTGAGGTACTGCAAGCCTCGTGGAGCTCTCTGTGTAGGCATGACTAATATTG TTGGTAGCAGTATTTCAAGGGAAACACATTGTGGGATACACATTAATGCTGGTCCTGAGAATGGATTAGTCAGTACCAAG GCCTACACCAGTCAGTTCATATCACTGGTTATGGTAGGTCTGGTGATGAGTGCTGATAGGATATCAATGCAACAACGAAGAAAAGAGATCATAAATGACCTCAAAAACCTACCAG AATACATTAAAGAGGTACTCAAACTTGATAATGAGATATTGGAATTGGCCAAATCCCTGTGCAACAAAAAGAGCCTGATTGTCATGGGTAGAGGCTTCAATTTTGCTACATGTCTAGAAGGAGCTTTG AAAATCAAAGAGTTGGCTTACCTTCATTCTGAGGGCATTCTTTCTGGAGAATTAAAGCATGGACCACTGGCAATGATTGATACTGAAATGCCAGTGATAATGATCATCATGAAGGATAATACATACACT AaatgtattaatgctttacaacaaGTATCAGCAAGAGCT GGACGACCTATTATAATTTGCAATGAAGATGACACAACAATAGAAAAGAAAGCGTTCCACTGTTTGAAG ATTCCTAAGGTGGCAGATTGTTTACAAGGAATTCTCTCTGTATTGCCATTACAACTTTTGTCATTCCACATTGCAGTCCTCAAAGGCCATGAT GTTGATTGTCCTCGGCATTTTGTCAGACCAGTCACCATTGAAtaa
- the LOC136258190 gene encoding glutamine--fructose-6-phosphate aminotransferase [isomerizing] 2-like isoform X1 produces the protein MESSGTPLVWYWRSTQHQVRHCPEYNALLDMHNDLCNALPINDLFRALISRQVVNIFDKKKLCLNRIEQEISELFLEDHLHPQLLAGDTKKFYDFVSVMKESDKCKFLVKKLQEQIAFYESCATRSATEFVVVHNGIITNFKDIKVFLEEKGVVFEFDTDTEVIPKFLKYLFELQLDTRPSFQELVEQVVHHFDGAYALVFESSLFPGEVVAARRGSPLLIGVKSGQNSQLGIIPATFSEFGKAGCCLCKNPSKPVQTPSADETGALFDNRQLQDMSLVYFFASDACAIMEHTNRLIYLEDDDVATVDATGTLSIHHLTKGESDTPHSRVIHTSKIKPLEAIKGSYDYFMQKEIFEQPESVVNTMRGRVNFTMETVVLGGLKDHVSTMRRARRLLFIACGTSYHSALATRQLLEELTELPVMIELASDFLDRNVPISRDDVVFFVSQSGETADTLNALRYCKPRGALCVGMTNIVGSSISRETHCGIHINAGPENGLVSTKAYTSQFISLVMVGLVMSADRISMQQRRKEIINDLKNLPEYIKEVLKLDNEILELAKSLCNKKSLIVMGRGFNFATCLEGALKIKELAYLHSEGILSGELKHGPLAMIDTEMPVIMIIMKDNTYTKCINALQQVSARAGRPIIICNEDDTTIEKKAFHCLKIPKVADCLQGILSVLPLQLLSFHIAVLKGHDVDCPRHFVRPVTIE, from the exons ATGGAGTCATCAGGGACTCCTCTGGTGTGGTACTGGCGGTCAACCCAACACCAAGTGCGACATTGTCCAGAATACAACGCTTTGTTGGACATGCATAATGACTTGTGTAATGCATTACCAATTAATGATCTGTTTCGTGCATTGATTAGTCGTCAAGTAGTCAATATCTTTGACAAGAAGAAATTGTGCCTTAACAGGATTGAGCAAGAAATATCTGAGCTGTTCTTGGAAGATCATCTTCATCCTCAACTACTGGCTGGAGATACTAAAAAATTCTATGATTTTGTCTCTGTTATGAAGGAATCAGATAAGTGTAAATTCTTGGTGAAGAAATTGCAGGAACAGATAGCATTTTATGAATCCTGTGCAACCCGAAGTGCAACAG AATTTGTAGTAGTCCACAATGGGATCATTACTAACTTTAAAGACATCAAAGTTTTCCTG GAAGAAAAGGGTGTTGTATTTGAATTTGACACAGACACAGAAGTTATTCCCAAGTTTTTAAAGTATCTCTTTGAGTTGCAG CTGGATACCAGGCCATCATTCCAGGAGTTAGTTGAGCAGGTGGTACACCACTTTGATGGTGCATATGCCTTGGTCTTTGAGAGCAGTTTATTCCCAGGAGAAGTTGTTGCAGCAAG GAGAGGTAGTCCTCTTCTGATCGGAGTGAAGAGTGGACAAAACTCACAGCTTGGTATCATCCCAGCAACCTTTAGTGAATTTGGAAAAG CTGGCTGCTGCTTATGCAAAAATCCTTCCAAGCCAGTACAGACCCCATCAGCTGATGAAACTGGTGCATTGTTTGACAATAGACAATTACAAGACATGTCCCTTGTGTACTTCTTTGCCTCTGATGCTTG TGCCATCATGGAACACACCAACAGACTGATCTATTTGGAGGATGATGATGTGGCTACTGTGGATGCTACTGGAA ctCTGTCCATTCATCACCTCACGAAGGGAGAGAGTGATACACCACATTCTAGAGTAATCCACACTTCAAAGATAAAACCGCTGGAGGCCATAAAAG GTAGTTATGACTATTTCATGCAGaaggaaatatttgaacaaccTGAAAGTGTTGTGAATACCATGAGAGGTAGAGTGAATTTCACTATGGAAACAG TTGTATTGGGAGGACTAAAAGACCATGTCTCTACAATGAGGAGGGCTCGGAGACTTTTATTCATAGCATGTGGTACCAGCTATCACAGTGCTTTAGCT ACACGACAGTTACTAGAGGAGCTGACAGAGTTGCCAGTTATGATTGAGCTGGCATCAGACTTTCTTGATCGGAATGTTCCAATATCCCGAGATGACGTAGTTTTCTTTGTCAGCCAGTCAG GAGAGACAGCTGACACTTTAAATGCTTTGAGGTACTGCAAGCCTCGTGGAGCTCTCTGTGTAGGCATGACTAATATTG TTGGTAGCAGTATTTCAAGGGAAACACATTGTGGGATACACATTAATGCTGGTCCTGAGAATGGATTAGTCAGTACCAAG GCCTACACCAGTCAGTTCATATCACTGGTTATGGTAGGTCTGGTGATGAGTGCTGATAGGATATCAATGCAACAACGAAGAAAAGAGATCATAAATGACCTCAAAAACCTACCAG AATACATTAAAGAGGTACTCAAACTTGATAATGAGATATTGGAATTGGCCAAATCCCTGTGCAACAAAAAGAGCCTGATTGTCATGGGTAGAGGCTTCAATTTTGCTACATGTCTAGAAGGAGCTTTG AAAATCAAAGAGTTGGCTTACCTTCATTCTGAGGGCATTCTTTCTGGAGAATTAAAGCATGGACCACTGGCAATGATTGATACTGAAATGCCAGTGATAATGATCATCATGAAGGATAATACATACACT AaatgtattaatgctttacaacaaGTATCAGCAAGAGCT GGACGACCTATTATAATTTGCAATGAAGATGACACAACAATAGAAAAGAAAGCGTTCCACTGTTTGAAG ATTCCTAAGGTGGCAGATTGTTTACAAGGAATTCTCTCTGTATTGCCATTACAACTTTTGTCATTCCACATTGCAGTCCTCAAAGGCCATGAT GTTGATTGTCCTCGGCATTTTGTCAGACCAGTCACCATTGAAtaa
- the LOC136259379 gene encoding uncharacterized protein — protein MYHKEAKSPVVSKLGQSVRNISTRFSCGGKFELPPNGTVLMNYKTNPGTKDDSCALTGLVAAKETRVLWDSVEFPAASEAAIRKLLDACSVASFGFKDKNVTDKSYRDALCLDPLSFLTTFQLCGTPIMKQIESIVPNCSGLQAELYKLNVYPPGGFFKPHVDTPQSGQMFGSLVVCLPTQFSGGELVVRHQNEEIKYDWSSTASTPSTSLCWAMFFSDIEHEVLPVIEGYRVTLTYNLRYCNNPTSSAIHVKDNPFSQLVLSVTMETRRRCSYHTKLDPF, from the coding sequence ATGTACCACAAGGAAGCTAAAAGCCCTGTTGTGTCGAAACTTGGACAATCAGTTAGGAACATCAGCACCAGATTTAGTTGTGGGGGAAAGTTCGAGTTACCACCAAATGGAACTGTATTGATGAACTACAAGACAAACCCTGGTACTAAAGATGATTCTTGTGCATTAACTGGCTTAGTGGCAGCTAAGGAGACTAGAGTGTTGTGGGACTCTGTAGAATTTCCTGCTGCGAGTGAAGCTGCTATAAGGAAGCTACTTGATGCTTGTTCAGTTGCTAGTTTTGGATTCAAGGACAAGAATGTCACTGACAAAAGCTACCGCGATGCGTTATGCCTTGATCCACTTAGTTTCTTGACAACATTTCAACTTTGTGGCACTCCGATTATGAAACAGATTGAGTCAATTGTTCCCAACTGTAGTGGCTTACAGGCTGAATTATACAAATTAAACGTCTATCCTCCTGGAGGCTTTTTCAAACCTCATGTTGACACACCTCAGTCAGGACAGATGTTTGGAAGTCTTGTGGTTTGCTTACCAACTCAGTTTAGTGGTGGAGAATTAGTTGTGCGTCATCAAAACGAGGAGATAAAATATGACTGGTCTTCTACCGCCTCTACTCCATCTACCAGTTTGTGCTGGGCAATGTTTTTCAGTGATATTGAACATGAGGTCCTACCGGTAATTGAAGGATACAGGGTGACTCTGACCTACAATCTACGCTACTGCAACAACCCAACATCATCAGCAATTCACGTCAAGGATAATCCTTTCAGCCAGCTGGTGCTATCAGTTACTATGGAAACCAGGAGACGATGTTCTTATCATACAAAGCTGGATCCATTTTGA